Genomic DNA from Streptomyces sp. PCS3-D2:
GGGAGAGTAGGACGCCGCCGAATAATCTTTCAAAGGACCCTTGGTCCAGCGTTCAACGCTGGACCAAGGGTCCTTTTTGTTTTTCGCTTCTTTACGCCGAAGCGCGGCCACGGGTTGGTTGCGCGAGAATGACTAGCGGTACCCCGAAGACAGGAGTCACACCCATGTCCAACTCTCCCGACGATCGTCCGGAGCGCGAGCCTCGTCGCAACGACGGCGGTGACAGGGGCGGCTACCGCGGGGGCCGTGACGACCGTGGCGGCGACCGTCCCCCGTTCCGTCGTGACGACCGCGGGGGCCGGCCGGCCGGTGGTGGCGGTGGAGGCTTCCGCCGCGACGACCGCGGTGGACGTCCCGCCGGTGGCGGCGGTGGCTTCCGGCGCGACGACCGGGGCGGGGACCGTCCGTCCTACCCCCGCCGTGACGACCGTGGCGGGGAACGTGCCTCGTATCCGCGTCGTGATGACGACCGTGGTGGCTACCGGGGTGGCCGTGACGACCGGGGTGGGGACCGTCCGTCCTACCCCCGCCGTGACGATCGTGGCGGGGAACGTGCCTCGTACCCGCGCCGCGACGACCGCGGTGGCGACCGTCCTTCGTACCCGCGCCGTGACGACCGGGGTGACCGTCCGTCCTACCCGCGTCGTGATGACGACCGTGGTGGCTACCGGGGTGGCCGCGACGACCGCGGTGGCGACCGTCCGTCCTACCCCCGCCGTGACGATCGTGGTGGGGAACGTGCCTCGTACCCGCGCCGCGACGACCGCGGTGGCGACCGTCCTTCGTACCCGCGCCGTGACGACCGGGGTGACCGTCCCTCGTACCCGCGTCGTGATGACGACCGTGGTGGCTACCGGGGTGGCCGCGACGACCGCGGTGGCGACCGTCCTTCGTACCCGCGCCGTGACGACCGGGGTGACCGTCCGTCCTACCCGCGTCGTGATGACGACCGTGGTGGCTACCGGGGTGGCCGCGACGACCGCGGTGGCGACCGTCCTTCGTACCCGCGCCGTGACGACCGGGGCGACCGTCCCTCGTACCCGCGTCGTGATGACGACCGTGGCGGCTACCGGGGTGGCCGCGACGACCGCGGTGGCGAGCGTCCCTCGTACCCGCGCCGTGACGACCGGGGCGGGGACCGTGGAGGCTTCCGTGGTGGGCGTGACGACCGCGGTGGCTACCGGGGCGGCCGCGACGACCGCGGTGGCGACCGTCCCTCGTACCCGCGCCGTGACGACCGGGGTGACCGTCCGTCCTACCCGCGTCGTGATGACGACCGTGGCGGCTACCGTGGTGGCCGTGACGACCGCGGTGGCGACCGTCCCTCGTACCCGCGCCGTGACGACCGGGGCGGGGACCGTGGAGGCTTCCGTGGTGGGCGTGACGACCGCGGTGGCTACCGTGGTGGCCGTGACGACCGCGGTGGCGACCGCGGCTACCGTTCGGACCGCGACCCCGTCAAGCGGCTTCCGATCGACGAGGACGTCACCGGTCTGGAGATCGACGCCGACGTGCGTCAGGAACTGCTGAGCCTGCCCAAGGGCCTGGCGGAAGAGGTCTCGAAGAACCTGGTCATGGTCGCCCGTCTGATCGACGAGGACCCCGAGCAGGCCTACGCGTACTCGCGCATCGCCCTGCGCCTGGCCTCCCGTGTCGCCGCCGTCCGCGAGGCGGCCGGCTTCGCCGCGTACGCCACGCAGAAGTACAGCGAGGCCCTGGCGGAGTTCCGTGCCGCCAAGCGCATGACCGGTTCCGTGGAGCTGTGGCCCGTCATGGCCGACTGCGAGCGCGGTCTCGGCCGTCCCGAGCGGGCCCTGGCCATGGCCGGCGAGCCCGAGGTGCAGAAGCTCGACAAGGCCGGCCAGGTCGAGATGCGTCTGGTCGCGGCCGGCGCCCGGCGGGACCAGGGGCAGCTCGAAGCCGCCATCGTGACCCTGCAGAGCCCCGAGCTGGCGTCCAGCGCCGTCCAGCCGTGGACGGCGCGCCTGCGGTACGCCTACGCCGACGCCCTGTTGGCGGCCGGTCGTGAGGACGAGGCCCGTGAGTGGTTCGGCAAGGCCCTGGAAGCGGACAAGGACGGGTCCACCGACGCTTCCGACCGTCTCGCCGAGCTCGACGGCGTCGAGTTCGTCGACGCCGCGGACCTGTCGGACGACGAAGAGGACCTGAACGAGGACCTCGCCGAAGGCCACCGGGAAGAGGACGACCAGGACGACGAGGACGACGAGGACGAGGACCCGGCCGAGATCGCCGCGGCCGAGCGCGCCACCGACGTCACCGAGTACTACGACGAGGACGACGAGGAGTACGAGCCGCTGGAGCAGTCCGGGGCCGACGCCGACGTCCGGGGCGACAAGGCCTGAGCCACTTCGGCTCCGGCGTAGCGACGCAGAGGAGAAGGGCGGTACCCCGAACGGGGTACCGCCCTTCTCCGTGTCCGGGCGGGCTCGGCTCAGCCCAGTCCGCGCAGGACCAGGCCCGTGGCCGGCTTCGGGCCGAAGGACGTGGACTTGCGGGGCATGGTGACCCCCTGGCGGGCGAGGTCGCGCACGACCTCCTCGCGTACGGGATGCAGCAGGACGGCGGTGCCCCCGTGCCGTTCGGCCATGGCCACCGTGGACGCGGCGTCGTGGATGTAGGTGATCTGGTCGGGGGCGTCCGGGACGTGCCAGAGGGCGTCGAGCAGCGTCGCGTGCAGCACGGTCGCGTCCAGCCGGCGCCAGGCCTCGGGGCGGTCGTGGCGGACCGTGCGGTCGAGGAGGTCCAGGTCGGGATCGGTGACCAGATGGAAGGTGCCGTCGCCGGCGAGGAGGAAGGCGTTGCCGCGTTCCGCCGCGTCCGAGAGGGCGTCCAGCGCGAGCGGCAGCGGCCCGTCGACCGGGCGGACCCGGAAGTGGCCGGCGACGGCGGCCAGCGCGTCCGCGACCGGGAGGCGGCGCAGCATCCGGTGGATGGCGCGGACCTGGAGCGGGTAGCGGGCGGTGTCCACGAGGAGCACGAGGCCGAAGTCCCACGCGGTGGGCGAGCCGTGCTCCTCCTGGAGGCGCAGGTAGGTCGCCCAACGGTGGTGGCCGTCGGCGATGAGCGCCTGACGGTGGCCGAGATCCGCTGTGACGGTGGCCAGTTCGTCCGGGTCCGTGATGGCCCAGAGGCGGTGCTGGAAGCCGTCCTCGGTGGTGGTCGACAGCAGGGGCTCGCGCTGGGCGGTCCGTTCGACGACCGCCGCAGCACCCGCCCCGGGGTCGTCGCCGCGGTAGGTGAGCAGGAGGGGTTCGAGGTTGGCGGAGGTGGCCCGCATCAGGCCCGCCCGGTCGGTGACCACGTCCGGCATGACGTCCTCGTGGGGGAGGACGATGCCGGCGTCGGCGGTGGACAGGGCGAGGGCTCCGATGACGCCGCGCTGGAGCAGCCCGGCCCGGCGCTGCTCGTACACGTACAGCGCCGGCTCGGGGTCGGCGGACAGGACGCCCTGGGCGAGCCAGTCCCGCAGCGTGCGCGCGGCCTGTTCGTTGCGCGCGGCCGGGGTGCCGGCCTGGGGGAGGATCAGGCGGACGATGTTGTGCGGGTCGGCGGACTCGAGGTGGTCGACTCCGTCGGGGCGCACGACCACGTCGTACGGCGGCGAGGTGACGGCGGCGAGGCTGCCGACACGCTCGGGGACATAGCGCAGGCCATGGAACGGGATGAGGCGCAGCCCGTGGTCCGCGGTGCCAGAAGTGGTCATTGGTGCATGGTAGATCGGGTCTCTCCATGCGGGATGATCGGGGCAGTAGGGAATCGGACACGATCGATCTCACAGGGAGCGGCCAGAATGACCCGGCAGATCAGGACCAGTCCCGCGGCGTGCGACCAGAGCTTGCACCAGGCGTACGACACCGCTCTCCTGGACCTGGACGGGGTGGTGTACGCGGGCGGGCGGGCCATCGGCCACGCCGTGGAGTCCCTCGCGGCGGCCCGCGCCGACGGCATGCACCTCGCGTACGTCACGAACAACGCGCTGCGGACCCCCGAGGCCGTCGCGGAGCACCTGGGCGAGCTGGGCATCCCGACGGACGCGGCCGAGGTGATCACCTCGGCGCAGGCAGTGGCCCGGCTGATCGCCGAGCAGGTGGAGCCCGGGTCCAAGGTGCTGGTGATCGGCGGGGAGGGGCTGCGGGTCGCGCTGCGCGAACGCGGCCTGGTGCCGGTCGAGTCCGCCGAGGAGGAGGGGCTGGCGGCGGTCGCACAGGGCTACGGCGGTCCGGACCTGGCGTGGGGCCGGTTCGCGGAGGCCTCGTACGCGATCAGCCGGGGCGTGCCGTGGTACGCGTCGAACACCGACCTGACGATCCCCGGGGCGCGGGGCATCGCGCCCGGCAACGGGGCCGCGGTGCAGGTCGTACGGATCGCCACGGGCGCGGAGCCCCAGGTGGCGGGCAAGCCCCTGCCCCCGATGCATCGTGAGACGGTGCTGCGGACCGGGGCGAAGCGGCCGTTGGTCGTCGGGGACCGGCTGGACACCGACATCGAGGGCGCCTTCAACGGGGAGGTGGACTCGCTGCTGGTGCTGACCGGGGTGACCGACGCGGAGCAGCTGCTGCGGGCCGAGCCCCGGCACCGGCCGACGTACGTGGACCGGGACCTGCGCGGGCTGCTGGCCGGACAGCCGGAGGTGGTGCCGGCCGCGGAGGGATTCCGGTGCGGAGGCTGGACGGCGGTCGCGCTGAACAGCGGTGTGCTCGAACTGCGCGAGCACGACGAGGGTGGCGACGGCGACGGGGGCGGCGGGGGAGCGAAGGGTGTGGTGATCGGGGACGGCGGAGCCGGCCGGGACCCGCTGGACGGTCTGCGGGCGCTGTGCGCCGCGGCCTGGACGGCCGCCGCGGAGGACGTGTGCACGCTCGACGCGGCGAAGGCGCTGGCCAGGCTCGGTCTTTGAGGCCTCCGGAAGCCCACTCCGGGTGCAGGCTAGGCTAACCTAACCTGCGTGTTGGTTGAGAGTCCCCCCGAACCCGGGCCGCGCACGGTGCCCCCGCCGGACACCGTCGCCCGCCCTCGCCATGCCGCGCGTGCCGCGGGCCTGGCCGGCGCCCTCGCGGTGCTCGCCCTGATCTCGGTGCTGAGCATCGCCGTGGGCGCCAGGCAGATGCCCCTGGACGAGGTCTGGCACGGTCTCTTCCACTACTCGGGGACCACCTCGGACGTGGTGGTGCGGGATCTCCGGGTCCCGCGCACCCTCCTCGGGCTGATGGTCGGCCTCGGCCTCGGCCTGTCCGGGGCGGTGATGCAGGCGCTGACCCGCAACCCGCTGGCCGAGCCCGGCATCCTCGGCGTCAACGCCGGTGCCGCCGCGGCCGTCGTCTCGGCGATCAGCTTCTTCGGCGCGAGCTCGCTGAGCGAGTTCGTGTGGTGGGCCTTCCTCGGCGCGGCCGTCGTCTCGGTCGTCGTGTACGTGCTCGGCGGCAGCCGCAGCGCCACGCCGGTGCGCCTGGCGCTCGCCGGTACGGCGGCCAGCGCCGCCCTCGTCGGCTACATCAACGCGGTGCAGCTGATGGACAGCACGGCGCTGGACAAGCTGCGCTTCTGGACGGTGGGCTCGCTGGCGTCGGCCACCATGGACACCGTCCGCCAGGTCGCTCCCTTCCTGCTGGCGGGCGCGGTGCTCGCGCTGGCGCTCGGCCGGCCGCTCAACGCGATGGCGATGGGTGACGACACGGCCAGGGCGCTCGGCGCGAACCTGACGCGGACCCGGATCGGCGCGATGCTCGCCATCACCCTGCTCTGCGGTGCGGCGACCGCCGCCTGCGGGCCCATCGTCTTCATAGGCCTGATGATCCCGCACCTGGTGCGGGTCTTCACCGGACCGGACATGCGCTGGGTGCTCGCGTACTCGGCCGTCCTGTCGCCCGTCCTGCTGCTCGCCGCGGACGTCGTCGGCAGGGTCGTCACCCGGCCCGCCGAGCTCCAGGTCGGCATCGTCACCGCGCTCATCGGCGGGCCCGTCTTCATCCACCTCGTCCGGCGCAAGAGGATGGCCCAGCTGTGACCGTGACCGCCAAAGCCCGTCCCCTGCGGCTCCCGGGCGGGATGTCCCTGCGGATCGAGCGGCGCGCCCTGGCCGTCGGCGGCCTGCTCGTCCTCGTCGCCTTCGCCATGTCCGTGCTGCTGATCGGCACCGGCGACTTCGACATCGCGCCGTGGGACGTGGTACGGACCCTGCTCGGCAACGGCACCCCCGCCGACGACTTCATCGTCAACGAGCTGCGGATGCCGCGGGTGCTGGTCGCCCTGCTGGTGGGTGCGGCCCTCGGGATGGCCGGAGCCGTCTTCCAGTCGGTGACCCGCAACCCGCTCGGCTCGCCCGACCTGCTCGGCTTCTCGTACGGGTCCGCGGTCGGCGCCCTCGTCGTCATCATCCTGATGAAGGGCTCGGCGACCGAGGTCGCCGCCGGCGCGCTGCTCGGCGGCCTGCTGGCCGGCGCGGCCGTCTACCTGCTGGCGTACAAGCGGGGCATCCACGGCTACCGGCTGGTCCTGGTGGGCATCGGCGCCTCCGCCATGCTGGTGGCCGTCATCCAGTACCTGATCACCAAGGCCCAGCTCGTGGAGGCCTCGCGGGCGATGGTCTGGCTGACCGGTTCGCTGGCCGGCCGGGACTGGGCACAAGTGTGGCCGCTGCTGGCGACCTGCGCGGTGCTGTTCCCGCTCGTGCTGGGGCAGAGCCGGGCGTTGCGGATGATCGAGATGGGCGACGACGCCGCGTACGCGGTCGGGGTGCGGGTGGAGCGCACGCGGTTGCTGCTGATGACGGCCGCGATCCTGCTCACCACGGCGGCGAGCGCGGCGGCCGGGCCGATCAGCTTCGTCGCGCTGGCCGCGCCGCAGCTGGCGCGGCGGCTGACCCGCTCGCCGGGCGCCAACCTGCTGACCGCCTCCCTCATGGGCTCGGTGGTGCTGCTGCTCTCGGACTGGGCCTCGCAGCGGGCCTTCGGCGCGGACCAGCTGCCGGTGGGTGTGGTGACCGGGCTGGTCGGCGGTGTCTATCTGCTCTGGCTGCTCGTCACCGAGCGCAGGGCGGGACGTATATGAACCTCAGGAGTGCGCAAGTGCAGCGGCTGACCGCGGAGAACGTGACCCTCGGCTACGACCGGCGGGTCATCGCCGAGAACCTGTCGGTGGAGATCCCCGACCACTCCTTCACAGTGATCGTCGGCCCCAACGCCTGCGGCAAGTCCACGCTTCTGCGGGCCCTGTCGCGGATGCTGAAGCCGTCCCGGGGGCAGGTGCTGCTGGACGGGCAGGCCATCGGGACCCTGCCCGCGAAGCAGGTCGCCAAGACCCTGGGGCTGCTCCCGCAGTCCTCGATCGCGCCCGACGGCATCACGGTCGCCGACCTGGTCTCGCGCGGCCGCTACCCGCACCAGGGCCTGCTGCGCCAGTGGTCGCCCGAGGACGAGCGGATCGTGAACGGAGCGATGGCCTCGACCGGGGTCGCCGAGCTCGCCGACCGGGCCGTGGACGAGCTCTCCGGCGGGCAGCGGCAGCGCGTGTGGATTGCGATGGCGCTGGCCCAGCAGACGCCGCTGCTGCTGCTCGACGAGCCGACGACGTACCTGGACATCCAGCATCAGATCGACGTGCTGGACCTGTGCGCCGACCTGCACGAGACCCAGGGACGCACCCTCGTCGCGGTCCTGCACGACCTCAACCACGCCGCCCGCTACGCCACGCACCTGATCGCCATGCGGGGCGGGAAGGTCATCGCCGAGGGGCCGCCGCGCGAGGTGGTGACCGCGGAGCTCGTGGAGCGGGTGTTCGGGCTGCGCTGCCAGGTCATCGACGACCCGGAGACGGGTACGCCGCTGGTCATCCCGGCGGGGCGGCGCGCGCGGGCGCGGGCGGCCGCCGAGGTCCCGGAGCCGGCGGCGGGCACGGCGTAGGGCCTGTCCGGCGGATCACGGCCGGGTGGGCACTACGACGAGAGGAGGCTCTTCAGTCGCAGCAGGTCGCGGAATCCGGCCTCCAGCCTGACCCGGCCGGAGGCCCAGGCCTTCGCGAACTTCAGCTCGCCCGCGACCAGGGCGACCAGGTCGTCGCCGGCCATCGCGAGGCGGATCTCCGCCTTGCGGGCCGGCGGGCCGGGCGCCACCGCCTCCACATGGATCCGGCCCCCGTCGAGGCGGCCCGTGAACGTCTGGTCCAGGTCCGTGATGTGGCAGCTGAGGGAGCGGTCGAACGCGGCCGCGCCGCGCACGCCCTCCTCGGCCCGCGCGAGGTTGTCGGAGAGTCGGTCGAGTGCTCCACGGCACTCCTGGATCGTAGCCATCGTGATCAGGACGGTACCGCAGAGCCGTGCGGGGCCGTGGGGGCGCTTCGGGGTAGCGTCGTGGCATGACCGACGAAGCAGCCGAGATCCGGGCCGGGACCCAGAGCGCGGACGGAACCGAGGCCGGGGGCGGTGCCGGCGCGGCGGAAGAGCCCGCCGCGCCCGCGGAGCCCGCCGCGCCGGCGCCGCTCGGCGTCGTACGCACCCCCACCGGCCACACCGGGGTGGACGCGTACCTGGCGCGGCTCGCGGACGCGGACCACCTCGGGGCGGACGGACACGTCGAGGTGTACGAGGATGTCCACCGGGGGCTGCGTGAGGCGCTGACGGCGCTGGACGCACCGCCCCTCCCCGGACCGTACGAAAACAGGAGCTGAACCGAACGTGGCAGGAGTGGCACGCCGCCGCCTGGACGCCGAACTGGTACGCCGCAGCATGGCCCGCTCGCGAGAGCACGCCGCGCAGCTGATCGCCGCGGGCCGGGTGACCGTCGGCGGCACCACCGCGACCAAGGCCGCCACCCAGGTCGAGACCAGCGCGGCCCTCGTGGTCCTCAAGGACGACGACGACCCCGACTACGTCTCGCGTGGCGGACACAAGCTCGCGGGCGCCCTCGCGGCGTTCCGGCCGCAGGGGCTGCAGGTCGAGGGCCGCCGGGCGCTGGACGCGGGCGCGTCCACCGGCGGCTTCACCGACGTGCTGCTGCGCGCGGGCGTGGCCCACGTCATGGCGGTGGACGTCGGCTACGGGCAGCTCGCCTGGTCGCTGCAGAGCGACGACCGGGTCACCGTGAAGGACCGCACGAACGTGCGTGAGCTGACGGTCGAGCAGATCGACGGCATCCCGGTCGATCTCGTCGTCGGTGACCTGTCCTTCATCTCCATCGGCCTGGTGCTGCCCGCGCTGGTGCGGTGCACGGCACCGGACGCGGACCTGGTGCTGATGGTCAAGCCGCAGTTCGAGGTCGGCAAGGACCGGTTGGGCAGCGGCGGCGTGGTGCGCAGCCCCGAGCTGCGTGCCGAGGCCGTGCGCGAGGTGGCGGCCAGCGCCGCGGGGCTGGGACTGGGCGTCCT
This window encodes:
- a CDS encoding HAD-IIA family hydrolase: MTRQIRTSPAACDQSLHQAYDTALLDLDGVVYAGGRAIGHAVESLAAARADGMHLAYVTNNALRTPEAVAEHLGELGIPTDAAEVITSAQAVARLIAEQVEPGSKVLVIGGEGLRVALRERGLVPVESAEEEGLAAVAQGYGGPDLAWGRFAEASYAISRGVPWYASNTDLTIPGARGIAPGNGAAVQVVRIATGAEPQVAGKPLPPMHRETVLRTGAKRPLVVGDRLDTDIEGAFNGEVDSLLVLTGVTDAEQLLRAEPRHRPTYVDRDLRGLLAGQPEVVPAAEGFRCGGWTAVALNSGVLELREHDEGGDGDGGGGGAKGVVIGDGGAGRDPLDGLRALCAAAWTAAAEDVCTLDAAKALARLGL
- a CDS encoding iron chelate uptake ABC transporter family permease subunit — encoded protein: MSLRIERRALAVGGLLVLVAFAMSVLLIGTGDFDIAPWDVVRTLLGNGTPADDFIVNELRMPRVLVALLVGAALGMAGAVFQSVTRNPLGSPDLLGFSYGSAVGALVVIILMKGSATEVAAGALLGGLLAGAAVYLLAYKRGIHGYRLVLVGIGASAMLVAVIQYLITKAQLVEASRAMVWLTGSLAGRDWAQVWPLLATCAVLFPLVLGQSRALRMIEMGDDAAYAVGVRVERTRLLLMTAAILLTTAASAAAGPISFVALAAPQLARRLTRSPGANLLTASLMGSVVLLLSDWASQRAFGADQLPVGVVTGLVGGVYLLWLLVTERRAGRI
- a CDS encoding tetratricopeptide repeat protein; the protein is MRQELLSLPKGLAEEVSKNLVMVARLIDEDPEQAYAYSRIALRLASRVAAVREAAGFAAYATQKYSEALAEFRAAKRMTGSVELWPVMADCERGLGRPERALAMAGEPEVQKLDKAGQVEMRLVAAGARRDQGQLEAAIVTLQSPELASSAVQPWTARLRYAYADALLAAGREDEAREWFGKALEADKDGSTDASDRLAELDGVEFVDAADLSDDEEDLNEDLAEGHREEDDQDDEDDEDEDPAEIAAAERATDVTEYYDEDDEEYEPLEQSGADADVRGDKA
- a CDS encoding SCP2 sterol-binding domain-containing protein, which produces MATIQECRGALDRLSDNLARAEEGVRGAAAFDRSLSCHITDLDQTFTGRLDGGRIHVEAVAPGPPARKAEIRLAMAGDDLVALVAGELKFAKAWASGRVRLEAGFRDLLRLKSLLSS
- a CDS encoding TlyA family RNA methyltransferase; the protein is MAGVARRRLDAELVRRSMARSREHAAQLIAAGRVTVGGTTATKAATQVETSAALVVLKDDDDPDYVSRGGHKLAGALAAFRPQGLQVEGRRALDAGASTGGFTDVLLRAGVAHVMAVDVGYGQLAWSLQSDDRVTVKDRTNVRELTVEQIDGIPVDLVVGDLSFISIGLVLPALVRCTAPDADLVLMVKPQFEVGKDRLGSGGVVRSPELRAEAVREVAASAAGLGLGVLGVTASPLPGPSGNVEYFLWLRAGAPALDPADVDRAVAEGPQ
- a CDS encoding ABC transporter ATP-binding protein yields the protein MNLRSAQVQRLTAENVTLGYDRRVIAENLSVEIPDHSFTVIVGPNACGKSTLLRALSRMLKPSRGQVLLDGQAIGTLPAKQVAKTLGLLPQSSIAPDGITVADLVSRGRYPHQGLLRQWSPEDERIVNGAMASTGVAELADRAVDELSGGQRQRVWIAMALAQQTPLLLLDEPTTYLDIQHQIDVLDLCADLHETQGRTLVAVLHDLNHAARYATHLIAMRGGKVIAEGPPREVVTAELVERVFGLRCQVIDDPETGTPLVIPAGRRARARAAAEVPEPAAGTA
- a CDS encoding DUF1015 family protein; translation: MTTSGTADHGLRLIPFHGLRYVPERVGSLAAVTSPPYDVVVRPDGVDHLESADPHNIVRLILPQAGTPAARNEQAARTLRDWLAQGVLSADPEPALYVYEQRRAGLLQRGVIGALALSTADAGIVLPHEDVMPDVVTDRAGLMRATSANLEPLLLTYRGDDPGAGAAAVVERTAQREPLLSTTTEDGFQHRLWAITDPDELATVTADLGHRQALIADGHHRWATYLRLQEEHGSPTAWDFGLVLLVDTARYPLQVRAIHRMLRRLPVADALAAVAGHFRVRPVDGPLPLALDALSDAAERGNAFLLAGDGTFHLVTDPDLDLLDRTVRHDRPEAWRRLDATVLHATLLDALWHVPDAPDQITYIHDAASTVAMAERHGGTAVLLHPVREEVVRDLARQGVTMPRKSTSFGPKPATGLVLRGLG
- a CDS encoding FecCD family ABC transporter permease, which translates into the protein MLVESPPEPGPRTVPPPDTVARPRHAARAAGLAGALAVLALISVLSIAVGARQMPLDEVWHGLFHYSGTTSDVVVRDLRVPRTLLGLMVGLGLGLSGAVMQALTRNPLAEPGILGVNAGAAAAVVSAISFFGASSLSEFVWWAFLGAAVVSVVVYVLGGSRSATPVRLALAGTAASAALVGYINAVQLMDSTALDKLRFWTVGSLASATMDTVRQVAPFLLAGAVLALALGRPLNAMAMGDDTARALGANLTRTRIGAMLAITLLCGAATAACGPIVFIGLMIPHLVRVFTGPDMRWVLAYSAVLSPVLLLAADVVGRVVTRPAELQVGIVTALIGGPVFIHLVRRKRMAQL